The genomic segment AAGCCCCAACAAGTAACAGGTTTATGACATATGCAGTCTGTCGTACTGATCGACAATCTCTACTTATGATTTTGAATTCAatttcaagagtttttttttttttttttacatactctTACCAAAGCATACACCGTGATCTGAGGATATGAATTGATCCAGGTGTTAGATTTAGTGATGAATCGTTCAGCATTGGTCATGTACTGTATTAAGGTACATACATTTAatgcttttacttttataccTTTCAAAAAATGTTGCCTACGACACTGATGCAGTGCCTTGGTTAACAGGAGCATCAATGCAGTTAAAGAAATCATGTCTACTTGTTAAGAGTTAAATGAAGTGTGCAACACTGATAATGTCACATTCACAACAGACCTTTGGAGACCACTGTGGTCCTTGGACTGTTACAAGTTTATTCAAGGTGTATGGTGTAATTAGAGTACCTTCCACAAAATAAGACTCTACTTCTGGTGTCACTTGGTTTGTTGTGAAAGATGGTTTGAGcagcttgtgaaaaaaaagtagtagtagtagaaatAGAAAccattttcacatcaaataaCGCTACGCGATGCATTAACATGATTTATTGTTGTGAAGCAAAATATCCTCCATCGATTGTGAAGTGAATGTTTGCTTGTCTTTGACGTTACTGTCTGCTTATGCAGTGAATTTACAGAATCTCACAGATAGATTTACATGTAAGTGATAGATGTTTAGATGAGTGATTGCATGTGTTTGCTTCTCCAAAGCAGATTTGTTTATCCAGAGTAACCAGATTTATATCGTATTTAACcgcaaataaatatttgtgcGTGTGACTGTACTCGAGCTGACACAATGTACCGTACTACCTTTTCAATGCAGTTGAATAAGAAGCGTATGAATAAGTGCCCTTTGTtggagtttgtgttgttttacagaGTCTGTTAGTTACAAGAATCATATCAAGTATGAAACATGTAAGCACTAACACATTGTAACTGcttttactgtacatgtgtagTTTTTGGAAATGTGTATAAGTACTCAGTGTTAAATctgaatcaaataaatgtactgcaAAAAATAAGTGGAGCCAGTTTCTTTCACCACTTCTTATTTATAGAACACATACGGCACAGTCTTCTTCCACTATTGTACTgtgacaaatgtatttcaatgttaACAGAAATAACGGTGGTACTGTTGGAGGTTTTATGGATTAGACATacacaatgacattttttcacaaaACACGTTCTAGTAAGGGCCGGTTACATGGTACAAATCAAATCAGATGACTTCATGCATCTAAATGTCTATAATGTAACAGTTAcacattataaatgtatttaggtTGACAATTTAAATAACAGAAACCGTTCTGCAAAGGACTGGTACTACAAAAGTGTCTAAAAATAATTAAGTATGCTTTCactgtgtttgagagaaagtTGTTAATGGCAAAACATAACAAATTACAGAAAGTCTAAAGGACttcgaagcttgatccaaaggcaactgggcTGGTCAAGATCTTTAACAAGTCCAgtttcctttggatcaagctttcaaatgaccatgacctggatgactgagaacttACTCAGACATCTTAAAGGACACGTGGGTGTGTTTCATTCTGagaataaaaagtgtttaattTTCCTTCAAAGTCAAAAAAGTGTCATTTTACTGTACAGGTGAAGCAACAACATGATagagtgacaataaaaaaaaatgtacaacttcCAAGTAAACATTTCATCTGTTATTTTAGAGCGGTTATCCTCATGACATATGGTGTCCTTGGTTTGTTTGAAGCAACTGTTTCGACCTCTACCCTGGGATTTAATCCTACTGAAGCACAACTTTAAACACTTACATGGAGTTTAGCAAGCACAAACcctaaaaatgtacaacaacCTGTAAGAAGATATACTGGAATAGTTGATTTAATCAGTAAAGTTATACTACATGAACCTTATGAAAGTAAAACAGCCACCATATTTTCAGAAATCAGTTGTAGAGCTGGAGTTTCCCCCCCTGAACTAATCATGTGCAGGGGCCTGAGATCAAACCCTGACTGAGTCTGTGATTTATTCATcacactgcacatctgtatcaCCATGATGTGACGGGttgtagaaaaagaaagacctCAAATGAGAGGTAGCATAACTAACTCTCTCTAATCAAGATATCCAGAATTGTACTTTGCCCCACCCTTGATAAGACCGGTTTGTCCACATAATGGAATGAGTTTTGTTTCTCCGCTTGTGTTGTTTATCGGTCGACTCTGCcctcaaacacactgaaaacaaagccCCACACTTTACAAGTAAGCATTGTTGGAGTATATTTTcgtcatacaaataaaaacaaaaacatggaaatgcttcctgttgataataaaaaaaaaatgttccactttaCATATCATTTGGTAATAACTTTTCCTGAATACCATGTCAAAGGGACATCTGAGCTTCACAGACCAGCGGAGGGAATGTTCTCGACTTGAGAGGAGGTCTGTGATTTTGTGAGGAGTGGATCGACTGGACTAAAAAGGTGCAAGGATGCTGCGGTATCCTACGAAGACATGTTGGTTATCTTGACCTTTTGTATTTcctagaagaagaaaaaatgtatgaCTACACAGgtaatgtttgaaaaacagacaaatctacaacaatttataaaaaaaaatgtggaacaaGACCATGCAACTCTTGCTGAAGAGATAGCAGTGTGCACAGGTTCAATACTGTCTCTGGCTTGAATGCCTCCACCGTGCAAGAAGAGCAAGTTTGGCGAGATGGCTTTTTAATGTTGGACTTGTAACTCCTAATACTCAAGCTAAAAGCTGACTTCAAATATCTTAGAAGAAAGGCTGGGTTACTAACATAGCTATCAAGCTGATTAGCCTGGCATGCTAacacttaaaatgatttaattcatcTTTGAGTTTAGTATTTGGTTTTAGCTTTAAACTGGCTCGTTTAAATTTCCCATAAATCAAAAGCCTGTGAAGCCTTCTGTGCAAATGTTATAAAGCCTGTTTGTTGATGCtcaacttgtagcatttgttttgttttgatcatttcaAGTTAAGGTGTGAGTGCTGCACCAGTAACTCACCTCAAGAAGAACTGCCTTTAACTGCCCATGAGCTTCCTCCAAATTATCATTGACAATTACTGTATCAAATAATCCTTGCTCTTTACctagaaggagagagaagatagaattatgtttagatttatgtttttaaaaagctcgtttttattacattttatgcaGACAAAGAATAGATACTTACTAATCTCCATATCCACTCTGGCTGCACGTAAACGCTTCTGGAGGCTCTCCTCTGACTCCgtttttctgcctcttaaacGGTGTTCCTGAAACGACACAAATCGACAAAGTGCTCATTTAACAGAGGGCGTTCAGAAatgtatacacatatatattttttaagatttatttgtggGGATTTTTGccttatttgataggacagtggatagagtggggaatgacatgtgataAAGGAGCGACAGGtaagacttgaacctgggctgcctacTTGgatatttaaagcaacaattaaAACCTGTATTACCAGGTGCCTGTGGATCAAAGAAAAGTTGAGGTGACACCCAGGAACTCCTCTCTGGCAGTGACACAGGAGTGCAGTGCGGTTTGGTGATGTAATGCAGTGTATATCTGGCTGTGCTTACCAGGACCTCCATGGATGGCGGCTGGATAGAGATGTAGATGGGATTGAGGTCGGCCCTTTTAATGCTCCTCACACCCTGCATGTCAATGTCAAGTATACAGATGAGGTTCTTGGCCTGGACGTCTTGCACAGCCGCTTTACTCGTCCCGTACATGTTCCCTGAAAACTCTGCGTGCTCAATGAAGTCTCCGTTTTCTATCCCCGTCTGCATCGCCTCTCGTGTGACAAAATGATAATCTGAAAAACATCAGCATAAGGATTAAGAAAGCTGTGGTGCCACGGACAAATATACTTTGATTAAGGGTTACAGTggttgaaaaagaggagaatgTTGTACCTTTGCCATTCACTTCTCCAGGACGAGGATTTCTTGTTGTGTctgaggagtaaaaaaaaaaaagacatctgtGTCATAAATGTCAGAAACAAATGGCTCGAAGAGAAGCAATTATGTCTCTATGGTTGgtgtttttcctgtttcataTCATTGTGATGTAGTTAAAGGTTTTCATGAAgatttcaaattgtttttttagttttttttagttttaaggtattttactttttacttctGGACATTTTACAGTTTGACTGCTTACCAAAGagaataataaaacaatagGACACCAGTAGTTGCAGCTctatatgaaatgtaaaatgtatacAGCTACATCTTCTTTATGATCCTCAGATTGAAAAAGGATGAATGTGAAATGCTCTGACATGGTGCGGCACACTTACGGGAGACGCTGAAGCCAAACACACTGTCGTATTCTTTCATGAGCTTCTTCAGCAGCGTGCTCTTCCCCGCCCCGGACGGCCCGCTCAGCACCACAGGCCTGGGTCCAGCCATAGctgaaggggaggaggagcagagaggaaaggaaaagaaggtGGGTGAGGTCGTATGGAGGGGTGACACATATTATCCACCA from the Labrus bergylta chromosome 4, fLabBer1.1, whole genome shotgun sequence genome contains:
- the LOC109977557 gene encoding guanylate kinase-like, encoding MAGPRPVVLSGPSGAGKSTLLKKLMKEYDSVFGFSVSHTTRNPRPGEVNGKDYHFVTREAMQTGIENGDFIEHAEFSGNMYGTSKAAVQDVQAKNLICILDIDMQGVRSIKRADLNPIYISIQPPSMEVLEHRLRGRKTESEESLQKRLRAARVDMEISKEQGLFDTVIVNDNLEEAHGQLKAVLLEEIQKVKITNMSS